Proteins encoded in a region of the Carassius gibelio isolate Cgi1373 ecotype wild population from Czech Republic chromosome B5, carGib1.2-hapl.c, whole genome shotgun sequence genome:
- the LOC127958633 gene encoding high affinity cGMP-specific 3',5'-cyclic phosphodiesterase 9A-like — MGSSSSSYTPKTIYLDVDGKVQRVIFSRHCSPCDIKELLCSSSNIARNTAILLIDSEGAMISIDPTMPANTPNNLYKVMPHSTNQGGEKEDMFQNVLSQVAEQFSRAFRINELKTEVTNRLAMLEKRVELEGLKVVEIEKCKNDLKKLRDEMTSRGGVRVNCNCKYNLTDDGKKLSPRRDVPSYPKYTLSQETIEALKKPTFDVWHWEHNEMLSCLEYMYHDLGLVKEFNINPITLKRWLLGIQENYRDNPFHNFRHCFCVSQMMYGMIHLCNLKERLTMTDMCILMTAAVCHDLDHPGYNNTYQINARTELAVRYNDISPLENHHCAVAFQIISMPECNIFANVEPDSFKQIRQAIITLILATDMARHGDILDSFKQKVDNFDFTNEEHVKCLKMVLIKCCDISNEVRPTEVAEPWVDCLLEEYFIQSDREKSEGLPVAPFMDRDKVTKPTAQIGFIKFVLIPMFETVMKLFPQIEEIMVQPLRDSRDHYEELKQIDDAMSEAHKKKTESMSLSGKKK, encoded by the exons AAACACGGCTATACTTCTGATTGACTCAGAAGGAGCAATGATATCTATTGACCCCACCATGCCTGCAAATACACCTAA CAACTTATATAAGGTTATGCCTCATTCCACAAACCAAGGAGGAG AGAAGGAAGACATGTTCCAGAATGTCCTGTCACAAGTGGCAGAGCAGTTCAGCAG GGCTTTCAGGATCAATGAGCTGAAGACTGAAGTGACCAACAGACTAGCCATGCTGGAGAAGAGAGTGGAGC TGGAGGGACTGAAAGTGGTGGAAATTGAGAAATGTAAAAATGATCTGAAGAAATTAAGGGATGAAATGACCTCTAGAGGAGGAGTGAG AGTGAActgcaattgcaaatacaatttgacTGATGATGGGAAGAAACTGTCTCCCAGGCGAGATGTCCCAAGCTACccaaag taCACGCTTTCTCAGGAAACCATAGAGGCTCTGAAAAAGCCTACTTTTGATGTATGGCATTGGGAACATAACGAG ATGCTTAGCTGTCTGGAGTATATGTATCATGACCTTGGACTGGTTAAGGAGTTCAACATTAACCCCATAACTCTAAAAAGATGGCTG CTTGGAATTCAAGAAAACTACCGCGACAACCCTTTCCACAACTTCCGCCACTGTTTTTGTGTGAGCCAGATGATGTATGGAATGATCCATCTGTGTAACCTTAAG GAGAGGCTGACTATGACAGACATGTGTATTTTGATGACTGCAGCAGTGTGTCATGATTTGGACCACCCGGGATACAACAACAC GTATCAGATTAATGCTCGCACTGAGCTGGCTGTGCGCTATAATGACATCTCTCCACTGGAGAACCATCACTGTGCTGTGGCCTTCCAGATCATCTCTATGCCCGAGTGCAACATATTTGCCAATGTGGAGCCTGACTCCTTCAAACAGATACGACAG GCGATCATTACTCTTATCCTGGCGACAGATATGGCCAGACATGGAGACATACTGGACTCCTTCAAACAGAAAGTGGACAACTTTGACTTTACCAATGAGGAGCATGTTAAATGC CTGAAGATGGTGTTGATCAAGTGTTGTGACATCTCCAACGAGGTCAGACCCACTGAGGTGGCAGAGCCATGGGTGGACTGTCTCCTGGAGGAGTACTTCATCCAG AGTGACCGAGAAAAGTCAGAAGGTCTTCCTGTGGCTCCATTTATGGATCGTGATAAAGTCACCAAACCAACAGCACAAATTGGCTTCATCAAATTCGTCCTCATCCCAATGTTTGAGACCGTCATGAAG CTCTTTCCACAGATTGAGGAGATCATGGTTCAGCCTTTGAGGGACTCCCGTGATCACTATGAGGAGCTCAAGCAGATAGATGATGCCATGTCAGAG GCACATAAGAAGAAAACGGAGAGTATGTCTTTAAGTGGAAAGAAGAAATAG